A portion of the Flavobacterium limnophilum genome contains these proteins:
- a CDS encoding sodium:solute symporter, with protein sequence MNSIYDKLTALDFIIVAIYLVILLVIGYVVSVKQSKKNETLFMAGNSLNWYNIGFNMWGTNVGPSSLLAFASIGYATGIVAGNFEWYAFVFLLLLAMVFAPKYIASKVSTMPEYMGKRYGDSTQTILAWYAMVKILVSWLSLGLFSGGILVRQILGIPMWQSVTVLVIFSGIFTFAGGLKAIAKVNVFQMILLIVVSLTLSYLGLQKVGGIEALIAKTPSNFWNLVQPANDAHYPWPAILLGYPVAAVAFFCTDQSMVQSVLGAKNLEQGQLGVNFIGWLKVLALPLFILPGILCSVLYPELGENSDLAYMTMVTNLFPSGMNGLVICVMIAVLVATIGSSLNALSTVYTNDIYVKKINPAATIKEQIKMGRITVAAGCVFAILIAIAIDNIKGQNLFNIFQAVLGFLAPSLSVVFLLSIFWKRTTKKAVNGILSWGSAFSLFIGVLYLWIFPADVYTAWPHFLLISFYIFAVLMLAAIIISLVDKSPETNFVSETDVPKTSKKVKILFALLGLTILSLYLIFNFN encoded by the coding sequence ATGAACAGTATCTACGATAAATTAACCGCCTTGGATTTTATAATTGTTGCCATTTACTTGGTGATATTATTGGTCATTGGTTATGTCGTGAGCGTGAAGCAAAGCAAGAAGAACGAAACGCTTTTTATGGCCGGAAATTCCTTGAATTGGTACAACATCGGGTTCAATATGTGGGGGACAAATGTTGGGCCTTCGTCTTTATTGGCTTTTGCCAGTATTGGTTATGCAACGGGAATCGTGGCGGGAAATTTCGAATGGTATGCCTTTGTTTTTTTATTGCTTTTGGCAATGGTTTTTGCTCCAAAATATATTGCCAGCAAGGTTAGCACGATGCCCGAATATATGGGAAAACGCTATGGTGACAGTACGCAAACCATTTTGGCTTGGTATGCAATGGTCAAGATTTTGGTAAGTTGGTTGTCCTTGGGATTGTTTAGCGGAGGAATTTTGGTACGCCAAATTTTAGGAATTCCGATGTGGCAAAGCGTGACGGTTTTAGTCATTTTTTCAGGGATTTTTACTTTCGCTGGAGGTTTGAAAGCCATTGCCAAAGTGAATGTTTTTCAGATGATTTTATTAATTGTCGTTTCGCTTACACTTTCTTATTTAGGTTTGCAAAAAGTGGGTGGAATCGAAGCCTTGATTGCCAAAACACCTTCCAATTTCTGGAATTTGGTTCAACCGGCAAACGACGCACATTATCCTTGGCCTGCCATTTTATTGGGGTATCCCGTAGCCGCAGTGGCTTTCTTTTGCACGGACCAATCGATGGTCCAGAGTGTTTTGGGGGCAAAGAATTTGGAACAAGGACAATTGGGAGTGAACTTCATCGGTTGGCTGAAAGTATTGGCGTTGCCATTGTTTATTTTACCAGGAATTCTGTGTTCCGTTTTGTATCCAGAGTTAGGCGAAAATTCCGATTTGGCTTATATGACGATGGTAACCAATTTATTTCCAAGTGGAATGAACGGTTTGGTAATTTGTGTGATGATTGCTGTATTGGTGGCAACGATTGGCTCATCTTTGAATGCCTTGAGCACGGTTTACACCAATGATATTTACGTGAAGAAAATCAATCCAGCGGCGACGATTAAAGAGCAAATAAAAATGGGTCGCATTACCGTTGCGGCAGGTTGCGTGTTTGCAATCCTTATTGCGATTGCGATAGACAACATCAAAGGTCAAAATTTATTCAACATTTTTCAGGCGGTTTTGGGCTTTTTGGCACCTTCTTTGTCGGTGGTGTTTTTGTTGAGTATTTTTTGGAAACGTACGACCAAAAAAGCGGTAAATGGGATTTTATCTTGGGGTTCGGCTTTTAGTTTGTTTATTGGAGTATTGTATTTGTGGATTTTTCCTGCGGATGTTTACACCGCTTGGCCCCATTTCTTGTTGATTTCCTTTTACATTTTTGCAGTGTTAATGTTGGCAGCCATTATCATTTCATTGGTAGATAAAAGTCCAGAAACCAATTTCGTGAGCGAAACCGATGTGCCAAAAACTAGCAAAAAAGTGAAAATTTTATTCGCCTTGCTTGGACTAACTATTTTGAGTTTATACCTCATTTTTAATTTTAATTAA
- a CDS encoding glycosylase — translation MKNTMKYLFFGIATLLIASCATKFKKREINETVMQEIYNEIKTPYKYGLVMVPTDNSYKMDCPSVFRKDGKWFMTYLIYDGRGYETWLAESDDLLHWKHLGKVMSFSENEKHWDVNQKAGYISLQDPTWGGSYEWEKYDDKYWMSYFGGDSKGYEAGILSIGMAYTKESPTKAHEFQRLENPVLTPKDKDVSWWDNSTMYKNSVIRDKDKLTGHNFVMYYNARGDSLKPAKGAERIGMAVSNDMKTWKRFGKNPVLNNHKGITGDAYIQRINDTWVMFYFGAFWRDWNQGAFNRFAVSNDLIHWNDWKGDNLIQSSEPYDNMFAHKSFVVKHNGVVYHFYCAVNKAEQRGIAVATSKDLGKSEINFVAPPEKKEKK, via the coding sequence ATGAAAAATACAATGAAATATCTCTTTTTTGGAATTGCAACTTTGCTAATAGCAAGTTGCGCCACCAAATTCAAAAAAAGAGAAATCAACGAAACCGTAATGCAGGAGATTTACAATGAAATCAAAACGCCTTATAAATACGGTTTGGTTATGGTGCCAACGGACAACTCCTATAAAATGGATTGTCCGAGCGTTTTCAGAAAAGACGGAAAATGGTTTATGACCTATTTGATTTATGATGGAAGAGGTTACGAAACCTGGCTGGCCGAAAGCGACGATTTATTGCATTGGAAACATTTAGGAAAAGTAATGTCTTTTTCGGAAAACGAGAAGCATTGGGACGTGAACCAAAAAGCGGGATACATTTCGTTGCAAGATCCAACTTGGGGCGGAAGCTACGAATGGGAAAAATATGATGACAAATACTGGATGAGTTATTTTGGTGGAGACAGCAAAGGTTACGAAGCCGGAATATTGTCAATTGGAATGGCTTATACCAAGGAATCTCCAACCAAAGCTCATGAATTTCAAAGATTAGAAAATCCAGTTCTAACACCAAAAGACAAAGATGTAAGTTGGTGGGATAACAGCACGATGTACAAAAACAGTGTCATTCGTGACAAAGATAAATTGACGGGGCATAATTTTGTGATGTATTACAATGCCCGTGGCGACAGTTTGAAACCTGCTAAAGGTGCAGAAAGAATAGGGATGGCGGTTTCAAATGATATGAAAACCTGGAAACGTTTCGGGAAAAATCCGGTGCTAAATAACCATAAAGGAATCACAGGTGATGCTTACATCCAAAGAATCAATGATACTTGGGTGATGTTTTATTTCGGAGCTTTTTGGAGAGATTGGAATCAGGGAGCTTTCAACCGTTTTGCCGTGTCGAACGATTTAATTCATTGGAACGATTGGAAAGGCGACAATTTAATTCAGTCATCAGAACCGTATGACAATATGTTTGCACACAAATCATTCGTGGTAAAACACAATGGCGTGGTTTATCATTTCTATTGTGCAGTAAACAAAGCAGAACAAAGAGGAATTGCAGTAGCAACTTCCAAGGATTTAGGTAAAAGCGAAATAAATTTTGTGGCACCACCAGAGAAAAAAGAGAAGAAGTAA
- a CDS encoding Gfo/Idh/MocA family protein: MLKIAILGLGEGRSTMSAALASSKLELVKICDRNEELCQQRAKEFDFHSHTTNYDDLLNDSAIDIIAIYTPDHLHAEHVKQALLAGKHVVCTKPFIDDLSDAAALLELSEKTGKKVFIGQSSRFFEPAKRQRADFEVGLIGDLITIESHYHADHHWFLEKEWSLLQSFKWLYGGLSHPVDFIRWYLPDIEEVMGYGMISSNGSVAGLKNEDTMHFIFKATDGRIARVSGVYTSPTQPTQRDSGMSVILRATEGASQADYHELRYAITDKTGEEKVVTWGDSTLKHYFRFEGQSHHAGEYQNYLEYFVDSIEQDFMAYPDMKEGIGTVALLQAMDKSLQTGMPVKIADVLNEYGL, translated from the coding sequence ATGTTAAAAATAGCCATTTTAGGTCTCGGAGAGGGACGCAGTACGATGTCAGCCGCTTTGGCAAGTTCCAAATTGGAGTTGGTAAAAATATGTGACAGGAATGAGGAATTGTGCCAACAAAGAGCAAAGGAGTTTGATTTTCATTCACACACAACCAATTATGATGATTTATTGAATGACAGTGCAATCGATATCATCGCTATTTATACGCCAGACCATTTGCACGCCGAGCACGTAAAACAAGCTTTGTTGGCCGGAAAACACGTGGTTTGCACCAAGCCTTTCATTGACGATCTTTCGGATGCCGCAGCATTATTGGAACTGAGCGAGAAAACAGGAAAGAAAGTTTTCATCGGCCAAAGTTCTCGATTTTTCGAACCGGCAAAAAGACAAAGAGCCGATTTTGAAGTCGGATTAATAGGAGATTTAATTACGATTGAGTCGCATTACCACGCAGATCACCATTGGTTTTTGGAAAAAGAATGGTCGTTGTTGCAATCATTCAAATGGTTGTATGGCGGTTTAAGTCATCCCGTGGATTTCATCAGATGGTATTTACCTGATATTGAAGAAGTTATGGGTTATGGAATGATCAGCAGCAACGGAAGCGTGGCAGGTTTGAAAAACGAAGACACTATGCACTTTATTTTCAAAGCCACCGATGGAAGAATTGCCAGAGTGAGCGGTGTTTATACTTCGCCAACACAGCCGACACAAAGGGATAGTGGGATGAGCGTAATTTTACGAGCAACCGAAGGAGCCAGCCAGGCCGATTATCATGAATTGCGTTATGCCATTACTGACAAAACCGGCGAAGAAAAAGTCGTGACTTGGGGCGACAGTACTTTAAAACATTATTTCCGTTTTGAAGGACAAAGCCATCATGCGGGAGAATATCAAAATTATTTGGAATATTTCGTGGATAGTATCGAACAAGATTTTATGGCTTATCCGGATATGAAAGAAGGGATTGGAACCGTGGCATTATTACAGGCAATGGACAAATCTTTACAAACCGGAATGCCAGTAAAAATTGCTGATGTTCTTAACGAATACGGATTATGA
- a CDS encoding L-rhamnose mutarotase translates to MNLKQQRKLFLVFLLIGMLFSASAAEIWVSPKGNDANQGTKSSPVATVQMAVRKARELRRLKDSSIKDGIHIIVMDGTYYLNEPLFVRPEDSGTAESPTTIEADANAKPILSGGFEIKNWKKSTIAINGKKGIVWEANAPEKAGEIINYRQLWVNGKKAVRAKSTAGTKMDRILSWDAATETCWIPFKDKSVKFEPGMEMFIVQWWAIANLRIKNIEVVKDSARLSFEQPESRIQSEHPWPAPWISKNNGNSAFYLNNGISMLNEPGEWFLDRKKAKIYYIPRTGENLATAKVSVPVLENLVKVEGTLDSPVLHFNFKGISFQYSNWLRPSQQGHVPLQAGMYLLDAYKLKTPGTPNQASLENQGWVGRPRAAVEVNYANNTLFESCTFEHLSSTGLDLHRGTNHNTIKGNLFKDIGGNGINLGVFSEEPFEAHLPYTVKDDRIVCSDELVADNLITNVANEDWGCLGIAAGFIKNITIEHNEISDVAYSGISMGWGWTHTENVMKNNKIIANKIHHYAKNLHDVAGIYTLSSQPVSRIEENYIDKVYNSPYAHDPFLWLYLYTDEGTQGFTIKNNWIPIQKTLKNHNGPVGNVWQDNYAFVDSKIKENAGIRTPYSNLLAKEVVVDEAWGLQEMPKSVAIEVIGKDLDVEKIKSTIKGFRIVGEELYQWENHLMIYGLMNQPERTKRKLALAFPALEIKIYENPVYDFQNFERCKDVKVASEWENIVLTANLVEDEKMQKEYIDYHKTQFEKWPEIAKGFCNADFQQLQVFKNGRQLMLVISIPKGESLDKLNPKTTENNPRVDDWNALMKKYQTGIEGTKPGEVWMFLKKI, encoded by the coding sequence ATGAATTTAAAGCAACAACGTAAACTATTTTTGGTTTTTCTTCTGATAGGAATGTTATTTTCAGCCAGTGCTGCTGAAATTTGGGTTTCGCCTAAAGGCAATGATGCAAATCAAGGAACAAAATCAAGTCCGGTGGCAACCGTTCAGATGGCGGTAAGAAAAGCCAGAGAACTGCGTCGCCTGAAAGATTCCTCCATAAAAGACGGTATCCATATTATTGTTATGGATGGAACTTATTATTTGAACGAGCCTTTATTTGTTAGACCCGAAGATTCCGGAACGGCCGAAAGTCCAACCACTATTGAAGCTGATGCCAATGCCAAACCAATCTTAAGCGGTGGATTCGAAATAAAAAACTGGAAAAAATCTACTATTGCGATAAACGGAAAAAAAGGAATCGTTTGGGAAGCCAATGCACCTGAAAAAGCAGGAGAAATCATCAATTACCGACAATTATGGGTCAACGGAAAAAAAGCTGTTAGAGCCAAAAGCACTGCCGGAACCAAAATGGATAGAATTCTGTCATGGGATGCTGCCACCGAAACCTGCTGGATTCCTTTCAAAGACAAATCCGTTAAGTTTGAGCCGGGAATGGAAATGTTCATCGTGCAATGGTGGGCGATTGCTAATTTGCGAATTAAAAATATTGAAGTTGTAAAAGACAGCGCCAGACTTTCATTCGAACAACCTGAAAGTCGCATCCAAAGCGAACATCCTTGGCCGGCACCTTGGATTTCTAAAAACAACGGAAACTCGGCTTTCTATTTAAACAACGGAATTTCGATGCTGAACGAACCTGGAGAATGGTTTTTGGACAGAAAAAAAGCCAAAATTTATTATATTCCAAGAACGGGAGAAAATTTGGCTACAGCCAAAGTATCAGTTCCAGTTTTGGAAAATTTGGTAAAAGTAGAAGGAACTTTGGATTCGCCAGTGCTTCATTTTAATTTCAAGGGAATTTCGTTTCAGTACAGCAATTGGCTTCGTCCTTCTCAGCAAGGTCACGTCCCGTTGCAAGCCGGAATGTATTTGTTGGATGCCTATAAATTGAAAACGCCCGGAACTCCAAATCAAGCGAGTTTAGAAAATCAAGGTTGGGTAGGCCGACCAAGAGCCGCCGTTGAAGTAAATTATGCCAACAATACTTTGTTCGAATCCTGCACTTTTGAACATTTATCTTCCACGGGATTGGATTTGCATAGAGGAACCAATCATAATACCATCAAAGGAAATTTATTCAAGGACATTGGTGGAAACGGAATCAATTTGGGTGTTTTTTCCGAAGAACCTTTCGAGGCGCATTTGCCTTATACCGTGAAAGACGACCGAATCGTTTGCTCGGATGAATTGGTTGCCGATAATCTGATTACCAATGTAGCCAACGAAGATTGGGGATGTCTGGGAATCGCGGCTGGTTTTATAAAAAATATCACCATCGAACACAACGAAATTTCGGATGTGGCTTACAGCGGCATTTCGATGGGCTGGGGCTGGACACACACCGAAAATGTGATGAAAAACAACAAAATTATAGCGAACAAAATTCATCATTATGCGAAAAATCTGCATGATGTGGCCGGAATTTACACGCTTTCATCGCAGCCAGTAAGCAGGATAGAAGAAAATTACATCGACAAAGTTTACAATAGTCCGTATGCACACGACCCGTTTTTGTGGTTGTACTTGTACACTGATGAAGGAACGCAGGGTTTTACCATCAAAAATAACTGGATTCCGATTCAAAAAACATTGAAAAACCATAATGGTCCAGTTGGAAATGTTTGGCAAGACAATTATGCGTTTGTAGATTCTAAAATCAAGGAAAATGCCGGTATTAGAACTCCATACAGCAATTTATTGGCTAAAGAAGTGGTTGTTGACGAAGCTTGGGGTTTGCAAGAAATGCCAAAATCGGTTGCCATTGAAGTAATCGGAAAAGATTTGGATGTCGAAAAAATTAAATCGACCATAAAAGGTTTCCGAATCGTGGGCGAAGAATTGTACCAATGGGAAAATCATTTGATGATTTACGGTTTGATGAACCAACCGGAAAGAACCAAAAGAAAACTGGCTTTGGCCTTTCCAGCATTGGAAATTAAAATCTATGAAAACCCGGTTTACGATTTCCAAAATTTCGAAAGATGCAAGGATGTAAAAGTAGCATCCGAATGGGAAAATATCGTTTTGACTGCCAATTTGGTCGAAGACGAAAAAATGCAAAAAGAATATATTGATTATCACAAAACTCAATTCGAAAAATGGCCGGAAATTGCCAAAGGATTCTGTAATGCCGATTTCCAACAATTGCAGGTTTTCAAAAACGGAAGACAATTAATGTTGGTCATCAGTATTCCAAAAGGCGAAAGCTTGGATAAATTGAATCCAAAAACCACCGAAAATAATCCACGTGTTGACGATTGGAATGCTTTAATGAAAAAATATCAAACGGGAATTGAAGGAACAAAACCCGGAGAAGTTTGGATGTTTTTGAAGAAGATTTAG
- a CDS encoding alpha-rhamnosidase: protein MKIFSSVRQSFKTIVCVVALFFLSEAASAQTWIWYPGDFEVWLSNKMQVRRTEREAVFPPLWQYYSPYALVTFQSEVDIPEADEVKIYSEGTFQLLLDGVQVYGQPKSIKIPAGKHKISFKVYNQEVLPAIYIAGKHVKSDASWKVTNEDKLWIDENGKAQQSGTPWVPVGSWNFNSPESKPSGFKLTTTPWNAKKTEKIGDGKLVDFGKETFGYIKIHGLKGKGKVALYYGESREEAIDTARCETLDHLYFDGKQPETYTHNGSKAFRYVWVQADPTVKYDSISMLYEYLSLDYRGAFKSSDQELNKIWEVSAYTMHLTSREFFIDGIKRDRWVWSGDAYQSYLMNYYLFFDSASVERTLLALRGKEPVTAHVNIIMDYSLYWFVGVYDYYLHTGDTKFIKTFYPRMKSLMEFCLERRNKNGFLEPLEGDWVFIDWANGLPKTGEVSFEQMLLARSLEAMAVSAEIAGKNEDQKQYQKLAADLKTKLFDVFWDKKENVMKHQRIDGKMQDIVTRYANMFGIFFNYFNEEQKQSIKKKVLLNKDILQITTPYMRFYELEALCAMGEQNYVLKEMKDYWGGMLKEGATSFWEEYNPNKKGTEHLAMYGRPYGKSLCHAWGSSPIYLLGKYYLGVKPTAPGYSEYEIKPNLGGLEWMEGKVPTPKGEVSVYCSTKEIKVKAAEGEGKLIFESQSKPKTNSGTITELSKNKYQLTVQPNVEYQISYKAVK from the coding sequence ATGAAAATATTTTCTTCTGTACGACAGAGTTTTAAAACTATTGTTTGCGTTGTTGCCTTATTCTTTTTGTCAGAAGCGGCTTCGGCTCAAACTTGGATTTGGTATCCGGGCGATTTCGAAGTGTGGTTAAGCAATAAAATGCAGGTAAGACGTACAGAACGTGAAGCGGTATTTCCACCGCTTTGGCAATATTACAGTCCTTATGCCTTGGTAACTTTTCAGTCAGAAGTGGATATTCCAGAAGCTGATGAAGTGAAAATCTACTCGGAAGGAACTTTTCAATTGCTTTTAGATGGAGTTCAGGTTTACGGCCAACCAAAATCAATAAAAATTCCTGCCGGGAAACACAAAATTTCCTTTAAAGTATATAATCAGGAAGTGTTGCCAGCTATTTACATTGCCGGTAAGCATGTTAAATCTGACGCATCTTGGAAGGTTACCAATGAAGATAAACTTTGGATTGACGAAAATGGAAAAGCACAACAATCTGGCACACCTTGGGTACCGGTTGGCTCTTGGAATTTTAATTCACCAGAGAGTAAACCTTCTGGTTTTAAACTAACAACTACACCTTGGAACGCAAAAAAAACAGAAAAAATAGGAGATGGTAAGTTGGTGGATTTTGGTAAAGAAACTTTTGGTTATATTAAAATTCACGGTTTAAAAGGAAAAGGCAAAGTGGCACTTTATTATGGTGAATCTCGTGAGGAAGCTATAGATACTGCCCGATGTGAAACATTAGATCACTTATATTTTGATGGAAAACAGCCTGAAACCTACACACACAATGGATCAAAAGCATTCCGCTATGTTTGGGTACAAGCAGATCCAACGGTAAAATATGATTCTATTTCGATGCTTTATGAGTATTTGTCATTGGACTATCGTGGGGCTTTCAAATCTTCTGACCAAGAATTGAATAAAATTTGGGAGGTGTCGGCTTATACAATGCATTTGACCTCTCGCGAATTTTTTATAGACGGAATTAAACGCGACCGTTGGGTCTGGTCTGGCGACGCGTATCAAAGTTATTTAATGAATTATTATTTATTCTTTGATTCGGCTTCCGTAGAACGAACGCTGTTGGCGCTGCGTGGCAAAGAACCTGTAACGGCTCACGTTAATATCATAATGGATTATTCGCTGTATTGGTTTGTGGGTGTTTACGATTACTATTTACACACGGGCGACACGAAATTTATCAAAACTTTTTATCCACGAATGAAATCATTGATGGAATTCTGCTTGGAAAGAAGAAACAAAAACGGATTCCTGGAACCTTTAGAAGGTGATTGGGTTTTTATTGATTGGGCGAACGGATTACCAAAAACTGGCGAGGTTAGTTTTGAGCAAATGCTTTTAGCGAGAAGTTTAGAAGCTATGGCTGTTAGTGCTGAAATTGCAGGTAAAAACGAAGACCAAAAACAATATCAAAAATTAGCTGCTGATTTAAAAACAAAATTATTTGATGTGTTTTGGGATAAGAAAGAAAACGTGATGAAGCATCAGCGTATTGATGGTAAAATGCAAGATATTGTAACGAGATACGCTAATATGTTCGGTATTTTTTTCAATTATTTTAATGAAGAACAAAAACAAAGTATAAAAAAGAAGGTTTTGCTCAATAAAGATATTCTTCAAATCACAACACCATATATGCGTTTTTATGAGTTGGAAGCTTTGTGTGCGATGGGCGAGCAAAATTATGTTTTGAAAGAAATGAAAGACTATTGGGGCGGAATGTTAAAAGAAGGCGCAACTTCTTTCTGGGAAGAATACAATCCAAACAAAAAAGGAACGGAACATTTAGCGATGTACGGACGCCCTTATGGAAAAAGCCTTTGCCACGCCTGGGGTTCTAGTCCAATTTATTTGTTAGGGAAATATTATTTAGGCGTGAAACCAACTGCTCCGGGTTATTCCGAATATGAAATCAAACCGAATTTAGGTGGTTTGGAATGGATGGAAGGAAAAGTGCCAACACCAAAAGGCGAAGTAAGCGTGTATTGCAGTACTAAAGAAATCAAAGTAAAAGCTGCCGAAGGAGAAGGAAAATTGATTTTCGAAAGTCAATCAAAACCAAAAACCAACTCGGGAACAATTACGGAATTGTCTAAAAACAAATACCAATTGACGGTTCAACCGAATGTGGAATATCAAATAAGTTATAAAGCAGTTAAATAA